From a region of the Babylonia areolata isolate BAREFJ2019XMU chromosome 21, ASM4173473v1, whole genome shotgun sequence genome:
- the LOC143296342 gene encoding putative 4-coumarate--CoA ligase 1, which produces MMKRAFAKRTVWKGLHECGGLKSSSSRSFASTTFQKHPRSLSSICINSSGDGNFMKTASVWRGLSSSTSGPARPLAEFSSSLADVEIPDVSFAEFICRRCDDFKDKVAVSDYLTGRKYTYAEVKDYAIRVASGLHRRGYKKGDVIATCTINMPEFSILIIAAASLGIIVSPANPAYTPAELSHMLTNNGACAMFTIPQLVPVVQAAISDPDLPHNVKELYTFGHAEEGSQFFGDLMKDDGKAFPDNVDINPAKDCFLLPYSSGTTGLPKGVMLSHRNIVANIMQFRGLTGMTPEDKILGLLPFFHIFGLSIQFGSLYDGGELVTVPRFDPEMFLKSLHDSKITQLHAVPPMVLFLARNPLVSKFDLSNIRFIFSGAAPLGEKLTEECQNRLGIPIYQGYGLTETSPVISIDTAPGHPGTTGLLVPNTKAKLVDVDTGLPVAVGEMGEYCMDGPQKMMGYLHNQKATDDMIDKDGWLHTGDLGYMREDGMVVIEDRLKELIKYKGFQVPPAELEDLLLSHPAVQDAGVIGVPDPAAGELPRAYLVLKQNVTASAEDIAKFVEGKVNPSKQLRGGVEFVEEIPRNQSGKILRRVLKERVLQTS; this is translated from the exons ATGATGAAACGTGCCTTCGCCAAGCGAACCGTGTGGAAGGGTCTTCACGAGTGTGGTGGGTTAAAGTCATCATCGTCCAGGTCATTCGCCAGCACTACCTTCCAGAAACATCCACGGTCGTTGAGCTCCATCTGCATCAATAGCAGTGGCGATGGCAATTTCATGAAAACAGCATCGGTCTGGAGGGGGCTTAGCAGTTCTACTTCCGGCCCAGCTCGCCCCCTAGCGGAGTTTTCCAGCTCTTTAGCAGACGTCGAAATCCCAGACGTGTCGTTTGCAGAATTTATCTGTCGTCGATGTGATGATTTCAAAGACAAAGTGGCTGTG TCTGACTACCTAACCGGCAGAAAGTACACCTATGCAGAGGTGAAGGACTACGCCATAAGGGTGGCCAGCGGTCTCCACAGGCGAGGCTACAAAAAAGGGGACGTCATTGCCACGTGCACCATCAACATGCCGGAATTCTCCATCCTGATTATAGCTGCCGCCAGTCTGGGCATCATTGTCTCCCCTGCCAACCCGGCTTACACTCCAG CGGAACTGAGTCACATGCTGACCAACAATGGCGCATGCGCAATGTTCACCATCCCTCAGCTGGTGCCCGTGGTACAGGCAGCCATCTCTGACCCTGACCTGCCCCACAATGTCAAG GAACTGTACACGTTCGGGCACGCGGAGGAAGGCAGCCAGTTCTTCGGTGACCTGATGAAGGACGACGGCAAGGCCTTCCCCGACAACGTGGACATCAATCCGGCCAAGGACTGCTTCCTTCTGCCCTATTCCAGCGGCACCACAGGGCTGCCCAAAGGGGTCATGCTCTCCCATAGGAACATCGTGGCTAACATCATGCAGTTTAG AGGTCTGACGGGTATGACGCCAGAGGATAAGATCCTGGGCCTCCTGCCTTTCTTCCACATCTTTGGGTTGTCAATCCAGTTCGGATCCCTGTACGACGGCGGGGAGCTGGTCACCGTGCCTAGGTTCGATCCTGAGATGTTCCTCAAATCTCTGCAcgacagcaag atcACCCAGCTGCACGCGGTTCCCCCGATGGTGCTGTTTCTGGCTAGAAATCCGCTGGTGTCCAAGTTTGACCTGTCCAACATCAGGTTTATATTCAGCGGGGCCGCTCCCCTTGGGGAAAAGCTCACTGAGGAGTGCCAGAACAGACTGGGGATTCCCATCTATCAAG GTTACGGTCTGACGGAGACCTCACCTGTGATCAGCATAGACACGGCGCCAGGTCATCCTGGCACCACTGGTCTGTTGGTGCCTAACACCAAGGCAAAG TTGGTGGACGTGGACACGGGCCTGCCGGTGgcggtgggggagatgggggagtacTGCATGGACGGCCCCCAGAAAATGATGGGCTACCTGCACAACCAGAAGGCCACAGACGACATGATCGACAAAGACGGCTGGCTCCACACAG GTGACCTGGGCTACATGAGAGAAGACGGCATGGTGGTAATCGAAGATCGTCTCAAAGAACTTATCAAGTACAAAGGATTCCAG GTCCCCCCAGCGGAGCTGGAGGATCTGCTGCTCTCCCACCCGGCCGTTCAGGACGCTGGGGTGATCGGAGTGCCCGACCCCGCCGCTGGAGAGCTGCCGAGGGCCTACCTCGTCCTCAAGCAGAACGTCACCGCCTCGGCTGAGGACATTGCCAAgtttgtggaag GCAAAGTCAACCCATCGAAACAACTGCGTGGTGGCGTGGAATTCGTGGAGGAGATTCCGAGGAATCAGAGCGGCAAGATTCTTCGTCGTGTGCTAAAAGAAAGGGTCCTGCAGACATCTTGA